The window GGCCCACAGGGAACACGGCAGGGCTCCCGGGAGCAGTCTGTCCGAggagccccggggggggggggggggtggaggggggggggtgtggagggaggggggggtacAGCTGCGGAGCAGCCTGGCTTCTGCGGGTCGGCTGGCCCCTGGCCTGCCACGCGCTCCTCCGGACTCCGAGGGCCTTCCCTCACAGTCCTGGAAACGGCTGGGCCGGGCCGACTCCTCCGCAGACCAACGACGGGTTCCGGCTCTCCAGCAACGCTGCCGTCTCCCCGGGAAACTTCATGGCACATGCGGAAGGGTCTGAAGCTAAGAGACGCCCGCCGGCTTACGGCAGCGCTAAGCAGCGGGTGCCGGAACGGGTGCCCGCGGCGTCTTTCTGACGCTGCCGGGGGAACCTTCCGCACGTCCGCTGGGCcgcgtgggggcgggggcggcaccGCGGGCCTCCGTCTTCCCTGGAAGGTAACAATCTGGACTCGATGGCCAGTCCGCACCGGAGCGTCGTGGGATCCGCTGGGGGGCGCGGCGGGGAGGGCCAGAGGACAACGAAGGGCCGAAACGGCTCTGGCGGTCCAGGCCGGCGCTCCGCAGCGGCCCCGCGCACAGGCCGCAGCAGCGCGCCCTCCTCTCCAGCCGGCTCCGCGGcaggggcggcgggggcgcgccGGGCGGCGCGGGCTCACTGCGCGCAGTGCACGCTCTGGTGCCGCAGCAGGTGCGAGCTCCTGCTGAAGGTCCGGGAGCACTGCTGGCACTCGTACGGCCTCTCGCCCGTGTGCGTCCGCTGGTGGAGCGCCAGCTGCGACAGCTGGCCGAACGGCTTCCCGCAGCGGTCGCACTCGTACGGCTTCTCGCCCGTGTGCACCTTCCGGTGGAGCAGCAGCTCCGAGCCGTCCCAGAAGGTGCGCGCGCACTCGGCGCACTGGTGCGGCTTGTCGCCGCGGTGGATGCGCCGGTGCACCGTGAGGTGCGAGGTCCGCCGGAAGGCCTTCCCGCACTCGGGGCACTCGAACGGCTTCTCGCCCGTGTGGATGCGCTCGTGGCGCAGCAGCTCCGAGTTGCCGCGGAAGGCCTTCCCGCACTCGCCGCACACGTACGGCTTCTCGCCCGTGTGGATCCTCACGTGCCGGATGATCTCCGAGTTCTGGCCGAAGGTCTTCCCGCACTCGCTGCACTCGTACGGCTTGTCGCCCGTGTGGATGCGCTGGTGCCGGATGAGCTCGGAGCTCTGGCCGAAGCCCTTGCCGCACTCGCCGCACAGGTAGGGCTTCTCGCCGGTGTGGATCTTCTGGTGGCGGATGAGGCCCGAGCTGTGCTTGAAGGCCTTGCCGCACTCGCCGCACTCGTGGTAGCGCTCCTCCGTGTGGATGCGCTGGTGCTGGATGAGCTGCGAGCTCACGCGGAACGCCTTGCCGCACTCGTTGCACGCGTACGGCTTCTCGCCGGTGTGGATGCGCTGGTGCAGCAGCAGGGCCGAGTTCTGGCTGAACGCCTTGCCGCACTCGCCGCAGCGGTAGGGCCGCTCCCCGGTGTGGATGCGGTGGTGGTGCACCAGGTGCGAGCTCTGGATGAACGCCTTGCCGCACTCGGTGCACGCGAACGGCTTCTCGCCCGCGTGGATGCGCAGGTGCCGCCGGAGGCTGGAGTTGGTCCCGAACGGCTTCCCGCACTCGCCGCACTGGAAGGGCTTCTCGCCGCTGTGCACGCGCAGGTGCTGCGTCAGGTGCGAGTTCTGGTTGAAGGCCTTTCCGCACTCCCTGCACGTGTGGGGCTTCTCCCGCACGGGGCTCCTCTGCGGCGCGGGGGGCCCCGGTGGCGGAGGCGGGTCCTCCTGCAGCCTCTCGCTGGACGGGGACCTCTTGACGGTCATCATCCCCGACGCGACGCCACCGCCCCGAGAAGACCCGGGCGCCACGCTCGCGTCCACGGACTCTCCCGGGGGCTGCGCCCGCGCGTCCGCTCCGAACTGCCGGCCCTCGTCGGCCGCCCCGGGGGGCTCGGGCTCTTCGCAAACTTCCTCCTTGGGAATGACCTCCGTGTGCTCAGTCCCCATGTCACGATCTGAAATGACAGAGGGCAAGCACGTGAAGTGGCCGAAGCTGGTGCGGCCGGGGGCTCCAGCCCGAGGGTCTGGTGAGAGGACAGGGCGCCCCGACCCCGAAGACAGGGGCTTGGGAGGCCGGCGGCCGCACTAAACGCACGGCCGACACTGGCCGAAccggcagaggaggagaggggagggcagaaatCGGGTGTGGCCGGTAAAGGGATGCTTCGGGACAGCCGCCCGCAGAGGCTGCGGAGGTTGGGAAGGAAGGTACACGGGGAAGGCGGCCGCGTTTCTAGGTGGGTCTACGGAAAAGGCTGGGGCAAGGGGCGGAAAGGACCAAGTGACACAAGTTAAGTGTGGGGTCGAGGGAGGAACCCTCCTTAGTGCGGCCCGGCGGCGCTCACCAGCTCTACGCTACGGGGCACTGGAAACCGGGGCTGACCATCCAAAAGGGGACAGTGGCTGGGCCAGCCCCAGAACCAAAGGAAGTCCTCCTGGCTCGCTTACATCGGGCGGAGTCGTGTGCAGCTTAATCGTCTCCAGACGGTCAGTGCGTTGCGTCCAGCCCTACTGTTCTCTTCCCTACTGACGCGAGATGCTGCCGTGCCACAGCCCAGAGGTCGACGTAGGGGTCAACGTCTAGATGCCATATAGTTCCAGGACCTGTCTACTCCTTCCCTGGTACCAGAGCCTCAACCTACTGTAGCTTTCTTTACTGGACTCTTCACTATGTTGGACAAAGTTCTGTCTCAGTCTTCTTTTCCAGACGCTTCCTGTCCACGCTCCTACTTCTCCAGATCAATTTTAGTACAATTCTGTAAAATTCCCAAACGTAtcctgatgtttttgtttttatatccatCACATCTCTGTTGTACGTCTTCCCTCTTCGTGAGTTTTCCTTACATTTCCTAACTGGTTGTTGTCTTTATATGTAGCAATGTTCTTTGTTTCTACAGATTGGTTTATAAATGGCCTCTTTATAGGAGTTTCCTAATGCTTTTTTAGATCTCAAGGCCTATACTTTTTAAACTGCTAAGAGCCTGTGGCAAAAGTTTTAGTTATTACCCGATATCTATTCTTGCCCACCTCATCAGCAACAGAATAATGAATTCATTTAGCATAGCAAGGAATCTAACTAAAGAAATACATTCTTCAGCTTTCTTTGCGGCTGGGTGTGGGCACGTGACCAAATTCTGGCAGGTGTGACAGTAAAATGCAGACATAAGTACACGGGGCTCTAGGAAGTCTCCTTAGGGGTGAGGGATGCATTTCTTCGCGTTTCCACGCTGTGCGTGGGGCAGAGCGCCCTCTGGGACGCGAGCACACCAGCTTACCCTACGGCCAGACCAGAGCCATAAGGATCTGGGTCCCTGACGACTCCTCGGAGCTGACAGGCCAGCCGTGGAATGCCTGCCTCCCGACTTATTTATCTAAGAGGGAAACAAGCGTTCCCCTCCCTTAAGCCATtatggctttttgttttggttttacgAAGCCAAACCTATCTCTGCCtagtacaaaggccctggggatTTAGCTGTCCCTGTCACTGGACTGAGCTCCAAACGCTAGGAGAACGGGCTAGCCTCCTTCCAGATGTTCACCGGAGGTGATGCTGCACTGGTCCTTGGTCCAGGGCACCGAGCTATGCCCCACAGCCAACCTGAGGAGCGCAGGCCTCCGCCAGTAAACGTGTTCACTGCGGAGGGCGATTTTCCAGGGGGAACGCGCAGCTATGGGACTTTCGCCTAAAGACAAGGCAGGGTCGTGGAACGGTTTCTAAGCCGAGCAGTGACACGGCCCGTGGTCAGATGAGCTCTCAGGCAGAGGCACGCTAACGGCCAATTAGTGGACCGACTAGAAGGCAGCGGGCCTGGGCACggggagagcagggagaaggTGGAGGCCGTCACCAAGGCGAGGGGCACGCGACCTCACCAGGGCAGCAACAGTAGAGGGAGTGAAGCGGAGGCCAGCTGGACAAGTGGTTTGGAGGTCCGATCCCGTAAGAGGTGGCTGGAGTGGATAcaggtggagggaagagggaggagtcCAAGGTGACGCCCGGGTCTCCCGTTATGTCAGAAACGGTGCCCCCGAGGCTGGGGAGACTGGAGGAGCAGCTGGTTTAGGAGGGAGGGGGACGGAGGAACTCTGTTTTGCACAAGAGACGTTTCAAGACTCCCATACAGAGTATCATCCAGGAATCCGTTAAGAGGTCCTGGTCTAAAGCctggtcagcccagagccccagagcTGACGGTGCCCGGCGCAGGGGGCGTGAGGAGGGTGCGAACGGCCGCAGACGCACAGAAACCTGGAGAGCCCGGGCTGACTCTGAAGACCACCCCGGTTATCTCGTCTTTCCCTCCAGAGCTTCCCCCCCCACTCCGCCCCACAAGGCTAAGCTCTGCGGCAAACGTCAGGGGGCCCCCCGCTTCCGGCTGTGCTCCGCCGATGGGAAGCCCCCACGGGAGACCAGAGCGGGGAAGAGTAAGGTCAGGGTGTCTGTTCCCCTGGTCCCTCCCCATGAGGCCACCTGGGGCCGGCGTCCCTCAACCAGACGGCAGTGCTTCTCTGCCACGCAATCGTCTCACGGCCCAGGTTCAATGCCCTCTCCCGCCTCCGGTCTCCTGAGGCCTGGGCAGCGACCCCTCCGGGGCTGGATCCCCAGGCTCCTCGacaccctgcccacacctccacCGTGTCATTAACCTCTTTGCAAGTAACCTTCCTCACTTATCCCAATCCGAGTGAGTGGCTTCCTGCTGGACCCTAACGATAAAGGGTGAGTAGAGGAAAGAGGGGCCCACcgacaagagaaagaaaggctaGTGAAGGAGGAAAGAACTGGAACCATGTTCTAGAAGTCAGCACGGCATCAGCAGAGAGAATTAGAAAGGGCCGCCTGGAAAGTGTCTCCTGGGACAATTAGGTGGTCGCAGGTGACCTGTGACAACAGACGGTGGCAGAAGAAGCCGCCAGGTGGTGAGCTGATCAATGAATCTGCtgcttctttcaaaaaaaaaaaaaaagtcttaggggcgcctgggtggctcagtcggttaagcacccgacttcggctcaggtcctgatctcacggttcgtgggctcgagccccacgtcgagatctgcgctgacagctcagagcctggagcctgcttcggattctgtctccctctctccccaccccttcccagctcatactctgtctctctctcaaaaataaacaaacgttaaaggaaaaaaaaaagtccggaTGAAAGGAGAGGAACACGATGGGCACTAGTGTGAAAAGGCAAGGGTGTTCGCCGACGGGAGAGCCCTGAACGTGTTTACGTTAGAAGGGACGGTGCCAGTGGAGAGTCAGGTTAAGAAGGGGGCGAGACGACGTCACAGAAGAAATGAAGACGCCGACGAGGAGGAGAGACCAGGGACGGGTGGTGAGGGAAGGGGACCCGGTGACTTGGGCCCACCCACAGGCACGCACAGGATGGTGGCCGCCAGCCCTGCCCCGCCTGGGCCTCTcccatcccctcctctccccctctccgccAACATCTCCCTACACCCTACACCCGGAAGGAAGCTGATCTCCTATAGGAAGCCCCAGTTCTGGGAAGCGCTTGGTGTTGCCCCTCAAAATGACCTGCCATCTTCCCCCCTCACCCACTGCCAGCACCTCCTCCGGCTTTCCCATGGGGAAGAGCAGCCACCCAAAAGCTGGATTTCTCCTTTCTGTTGAACTCTTTGGGAATTATAGCCAAGTACGCATCTATCCACGGCACCGTGTGAACTGGGCAGGACGGTCTTAAAAAACTCTCtctccaagggcacctgggtggttcagtcggttaagcgtccgacttcagctcagggcacgatctcgcggggcgggccgtgagttcgagccccgcctcggtctctgggctgatggctcggagcccagagcctgcttccgattctgcgtctccctctctctctgcccctcccccccgttcatgctctctctctgtctcaaaaataaataaacgttaaaaaagacaaaaacaaaaaaaaacaactctctcTCCAATACTCGGCCGAGAGCAAGTGCCACAAGCAGCCCCTCTCCGGTCTCCCCttgtccccctcctctctcctacaGCCACCATCGCCCAGCTCCTCGCAGTGTCAGAATCCACAGAACCCACACCTGTACCACCCCACGTGGACAATCACTTGTTCAACTGTTCAGACGTACGATGAAATATTTTGGAAGCCGACTTACAAATAGTATGGGGAACGCAAAGCTTTTCAAGTTATTTAAAGGAGCATTTGAGCAAAGAGGTTGACattgcccccccccacacacacacacacactctgcagATCTGACCTCAGCGAGGGGCTCCAGGACTAGAGCCCCCACTGAGTTAACCCAGTCAAACCAATAGCATCTCCCCTGCCAGTGACTGCTCACAACGGCAGGGACTGGTTCAGGAACGTCCGTATGCCTTCATCTGGGTCAACGATACGTGGAGAAGTTCGCTGGGGGCTCCTGGGAACAGTTCCGACCGTCGCGACACAGCCACAGCGACACTTCTATACGTGGCCGCCTGGAGCTGCTGCTGTCATTTCCCTACCAGCTCCTGGATGAAGGCAGGGAGAGCTAAGGAAACTGAGGGCCAGTGGAGCGAGGGCCACTAGACTACCTCAATCCTGCAAGCGTCTTACTTCTCGACTTCCGAATGTGAGAATTTGTGCACCCGCGTATTTTTAAGCCAGTTTGAGTCGTTACTACAGACCAAAACATCTTAACGGACACACTTTCCCCCTAGAACTTCTGAAAGGCCAGGTCCTCGCAAGCATTCATTATCTATCAACTGCAAGGGCCAACTCCTCCCCTCAGTCTTCACTAACACTTTCTGGAAGGAGGGTTCTCCCTTGGACCTCTGAATTGCATTTCACTCACTTCTTTCTCCGCACTCTAATTACCATGTGGCTTCCTGCTCACTGTTCCCCCACGACCTATATAATAAAAACTTCCCAATGTGGCCCCCAGGCCCGGCCCCTTCCCATTTCCTGGCCCACGCTCTCCAGTGACCCCTGGAAGCTGTAGTCCTGCCCAGGGCCCTGCAGCTCAAACACTTCCCATTCTTTAAGGCTTCATTGCACTTGGAAAGTTATTCCCACTTCCTGGAATGCTACTGCCCACCTCGGGCACTTCACAAACATCCACGAGACGACTCCACTCCAGCACAGAGAGCccatttccttccctgcccctaaGCCTCCTTCATCTTGGAGCAGTGACTTCAGATCATTGTTTCTTTCGCCCCTGAGCAAGGCGGCTGTTCTATGCATCCTGGGACTCCCAGCGCCCAGCACGTTTCGGGGAGCTGGGAAACACCTCTGTTACATGAATTTGTACAGACGTTTCATCTACACAACGAACCTGTGACACCCTTGAGGACTAACCGGagacttcattcatttttgtatcccAAGAGCCTAGAACGGTGCCGACACACAGCCGACGCCCGTCACTATTTGTAAATCCACGCCCCTTCTCCCGGTCCGGAGGATTTGGGATTTAAAGCACGGTCTCCCTACTCTCCCCGGTCCCCACCAACCCCCGGACGCCAGGGCCCGGTGAGCCGAGCCGGGGCGCAGGCGGCCGCGGGGCCCTTCGGGGTGACCTGCCGGCCCTCGCGTCCCCGCCGCtcactcgggggggggggggaggggaagcggagggggtgggggcggcggccCCACCCGCGCCCGACTGGAACGCGACCCTCGCGGGGACGGTCCTCCCTGAACAGGCGGGGAaattctcggggggggggggaagggggggggcggggaagcagACAGCCCAAGGTCATGCGTCCAGCTGGGGTCGGGACCGGGCCTCGGTGTGGCGCGTCCGCTCGGCCCGCGGGCCGCAGTCCAGGGAccggccccccgccccgccccaccccgcgccgccccgcgccgccgtggggggggggggggtaggtgtcTCACCGCGGCCGCTCCCGCCCCGCCGCGCTCCGCTCGCCCCGCTCTCGCCGGGCTCCGAGCTCCGCGCCGCCGCGATCTCGGTCTCACGGGCGACGGCGGCGGCCGCCTCCACTTCCGGCGTGCTCGGCCAATCGGCGCGCGCCGCCCTCGGCGGAGGAACAGGTGGTCGGGccgcccgccccccctccccgccccggctgcgcctgccctgccctccccccgcgcgcgcgcgccccgccccgccccgcctccccgccgccgccggcTCGGCTGCCCGGAGACGCCCGGCGCGCGACGGCGCTCCCGTCTGGCGCGGGGTCACTGACGAGCCGGGTCCTCCGGCCGTCCTAGAGCGGCCCCCGGGACGCACTTCCGCCGCGGGGCCGGCCGCTCTGCGCACCGCCGTCGCTCCCCCGCGTGCACCTGCGCCCCGAGCGGGCGGCTGCGCCTCCCGCGCGCCTCGGCCCGCCGCCCTCTTCCCTGAGCGCCGGGGGCCCGGGAGCGGGCGGGCCGTCCGCCCGGAGGTCCGGGGGGCTTGCTCGCGGGAGGGACCCCGGGTGAGAGTGCGGGGCGAGCGGCTCGGGCCGCGGCTCCGCATCCGCCGCCGGCCTCCTCCCGTCCCGATCGAGGGTGCCCGGCTCGCCCCAGCCCTTGTGCTCACTGCCGGTTACTTCCCGTGCCCGCCCTTTGGGTTTCAGGTCTCGGTTCACAGGTGACGTCGCCGAGGGGCTCCGTCCTACCCAGGGTAGCCTCAGACGGCCGCTCTCCTCCCAAACACCAGTTCGCAGGGCAGGGCTGTGATTGGGTCTGGCGCTCACATCGTGGAGTGGTAGGAGCAGCCGAGTCAGGGTCCCCGGTCCGCCCCAGCCGTGGGGGCCCCGCTTCTTTGTCCGCCCCACCGCCATCCTGCAGAACAAGGAAGGGAGCGTCTGCCCTCAGAAAGGGATATTGTGTGTGTATCCAGCGCACACCCCATCACAAAGGAAAACTCTCTTGTGGTCACGGAATTCGGCCCAGCACTGCAGCCGTCCACGCCAATATCCTGAACTCCTCTGCCCTACCCACTTGCACCTGCCCGAGAAGGTTGTCAACCCTGGATCGGCAGAAATGTCCTTGGCTAGGCTGCCAACAGCTAGCGGGAAAAGTGTTTTTTGAGAAGAGCCCCAAGATAAATGTATCGTTTCTCCCTCCGGAGGCCTTTCAACCGCTGCCcagaaatgttctatttctccCTTAGGCTTGTGTACCATTTTCCAAGAGTTCAACCTTCTTCATTTTGCCCAAGCTTTTATCCAACCCATGATCCACCATCACAGTCCTTTCAGGCAATATTCCTCTCAAGGAAAGATGCCCAGACTGCAGACGCATCCTGCTCAACATGGAAGGTGGGAGGCATTTGGTTCCACTGATTTGGATCTACGTTACCAGCGTGAGTCCCTCGCGTGATCCCTGACCTCACCACTACATTGAAGCCACATAAGAAATCATgatgtgtcggggcgcctggatggctcgggtggttaagcgtctaactcttgatttctgttcaggtcatgattccacggtttgtgggtttgagcctcgcgtcgggctcttcactgacagcaaggagcctgcttgggattctctttctctctctgcccttccccctcccctcaaaataaataaataaaaacttaaaaaaaaaaaaatcccaatgtgTCGATCATATCCAAGTGGGCAAAATGCTTGGCTTTGAGgcttggtttattttattttcatttttttaatgtttatttatttttgagagagagaaacagtgcaagcaggggaggggcagaaagagggggaggcacagaatgggaagcaggctccaggctccgagctgtcagcacagagcctgacgcggggctcgaactcacaagccatgagatcatgacctgagctgaagtcagacgcttaaccaaatgagccaccaggcgccccttttgaGGCTTGGTTTAAAAGAACCAAGAGgcggtgcgcctgggtggctcagtcggttaagactcaggtcatgatctcccgattccggagtttgagccccacgtcaggctctgtgctgacagctcagagcctggaacctgcttcatattctgtgtctccctctctctctgcccctccccagcctggcttctgtgtgctctctctctctctctctttctctctctcataataaattaataaactttggggcacctgggtggctcagttggttaagcgtccgatttcagctcaggtcatgatctcacagttcgtgtgttccagccccacgtccggctctgtgctgacagcccagagccagaagcctgctttggattctgtgtctccctctgtctctctgcccctcccctgctcatgctctgtctctctctccttcaaaaataactaaacattaaaaaaaaaatttttagataaataaatgaataaactttatttaaaaaaaaaaaaaaacaaacaaccaggAGGGGGCCCAAAGGACTCGGTGACTTGTCCAGGTGTGATCAGatcagaagcagggagaccagggtCAGCACCCACACCTTCAGACTCCTCCCCAGGTCCCTCTCACTCCAACCCCACTGCCCTCCTGAAGTCCCACTCAGGACACAATCAGCCTCCACCCCTTTAAGGGGCCCCGAAGCATGACCCAGGCCGGCTGCACACCAGTCCTTTGACCATTAGCTCCAGAGAGGACACATCCAATCTGTCACAAAATCCACATTTACCTTACCTGTGCAAAGCGTCTCCCATCCACCAAGATAAAACGCCACAGGCAGGGCTGTTGACCCGGCTCCCCTCCTGTAACACCTGATTCAGGATAATCGCATGCGCAaagccctctctgctccttcccttcccttctcgcTCTGACACTCACCCGCCGACCTTCCTGACCCTTGGCGCCTGGGCTCCCCTGACCTGTCGCGGCTTGTGTTCTCTCGTAAGACCGTTTGTCACCTCCCCGCCCAGTGACGGGAGCCTGACCTGCCCTCTGTGACTGTGCCTGTAACACAGCCCTGACCACAGACAGTCTGTGCGTGCTGAGACACGCTCGTGGGAAAGTCCTCCCTGGTTAACTTGAATTTCAACAACGGCCTTCAAGGAATAGTGCTTAAGAgtgtcacctgggtggcttagtcgcttgagtgactgacttcggctcgggtgatgacctcgcggtctgtgagttcgagccccatgtcaggctctgtgcctgcttcagattctgtgtctccctctctctgcctctcccctactcgcactctgtctctcttgctctcacaaataaaaaaaaaataaaaattttttaataaagaactcCTCGGAGCCTGTCCATCCCATCAGATCAGTAGTTATCAGGCGGCTGAGAACTTTTTCATAGGCTTGGATGAGGAATGTTGGCTGACACCAGAGTCCACAATTTCTATGTAACATCTGGGGGTCAGTGAACCAAAATATAACCACCAAATGGCCGGCTGAGGAGACTGGCTGATCCTGGTGGCTGGGGAAACTGGGAAAGCTCAGAAAGGGAAGGATTCTCACGTGGAATTGGGATGAAGAATGTGAACAACCAGTGTAAGCGGCTGGAGTTTGCAGACAGTTCAAATACATCTtggtttttgttcctttttttttttttttttttaagccccaacgtggggcttgaactcacgaccccgagatcaagagttgcaggctccacCGACCGGGCCGGCCAGGCgctctcctcccttcttttttctcgTCTCCCTGGACACACGTTTTACGCTTCACCCAGTATTTCTTTACCTTCGGACAGGGCCACCCCCAGATGCGCCGTAATCAATTCTGTAGGTTATACATTCTAGACAGTGAAAACTAGACCCTTCCCTACTCACGACCGAGCGTGGGGTTTGACCTGTCGTGCTGGACCCAGGGGATGACACACTGATCTAATCGGTGTCGTAGGTCAGACGTCTAACCAAGACGTTAGAAGAGTCTGAGGCCATTTCCAGCAGTCGTGCATAATTGTTGACAGCCCccagggcaccccccccccaaaagcaaaaCAGCATCacaggaaatggagaaacatCTTCAAATTGCACATGTAGGTCACAGCTCCCATCATCCTAATAAATACTGCTTAATATGAGATGTGGGTTGttagggggaggggagatgggcactGAACCTGGAGGTGACCGGGCATCACGGAGAGGGATATAAATGATTATCAGGCTTGTCAAAACCAGGGGGACTCTCTTCTCTTAAGTGAAGCCCTAACTGTTAAATGATgcaacactggggcgcctgggatggctcagtcggttgagcatccgacttttgattttggctcaggtcatggtcttgaggttcATCGGTTCagaccccacatagggctctgggctggcattgcagagcctgctgggggttctctctgtctcttcccctcctttttaaaattttctctcttggggcgcctgggtggcgcagtcggttaagcatccgacttcagccaggtcacgatctcgcggtccgtgagttcgagccccgcgtcaggctctgggctgatggctcggagcctggagcctgtttccgattctgtatctccctctctctctgcccctcccccgttcatgctctgtctctctctgtcccaaaaataaataaaaaacgttgaaaaaaaatttttaaattttctctcgacgtttattcatttttgaaagacagagagacagagcacgagtgggggaggggcagagagagagggagacacagaatccgaagcagctccaggctccgagctgtcagcacagagcccgacgcggggctcgaacccacaacccgtgagattatgacctgagccgaagtcggacgcttaactgactgagccacccaggcacccccgtagGTAGGCAATCTTGAGGGGTACAGGAGCAGTAGACGCCTGTATGTGTCCCCGTGTCCTCTCCCTGCGCGGGGCTGAAGACACAGTGTCCTCGATGGGTGTCTGGTGGAGCCACGAGCCACGAACCAGAGTCCAGCTGTGGCCggaaagcagaggagaaggaaggaggacgT of the Neofelis nebulosa isolate mNeoNeb1 chromosome 16, mNeoNeb1.pri, whole genome shotgun sequence genome contains:
- the ZFP3 gene encoding zinc finger protein 3 homolog isoform X2, which gives rise to MGTEHTEVIPKEEVCEEPEPPGAADEGRQFGADARAQPPGESVDASVAPGSSRGGGVASGMMTVKRSPSSERLQEDPPPPPGPPAPQRSPVREKPHTCRECGKAFNQNSHLTQHLRVHSGEKPFQCGECGKPFGTNSSLRRHLRIHAGEKPFACTECGKAFIQSSHLVHHHRIHTGERPYRCGECGKAFSQNSALLLHQRIHTGEKPYACNECGKAFRVSSQLIQHQRIHTEERYHECGECGKAFKHSSGLIRHQKIHTGEKPYLCGECGKGFGQSSELIRHQRIHTGDKPYECSECGKTFGQNSEIIRHVRIHTGEKPYVCGECGKAFRGNSELLRHERIHTGEKPFECPECGKAFRRTSHLTVHRRIHRGDKPHQCAECARTFWDGSELLLHRKVHTGEKPYECDRCGKPFGQLSQLALHQRTHTGERPYECQQCSRTFSRSSHLLRHQSVHCAQ
- the ZFP3 gene encoding zinc finger protein 3 homolog isoform X1 encodes the protein MRSRGPSRSPRTLTRGPSREQAPRTSGRTARPLPGPRRSGKRAAGRGAREAQPPARGAGARGGATAVRRAAGPAAEVRPGGRSRTAGGPGSSVTPRQTGAPSRAGRLRAAEPAAAGRRGGAGRARAGGGQGRRSRGGEGGRAARPPVPPPRAARADWPSTPEVEAAAAVARETEIAAARSSEPGESGASGARRGGSGRDRDMGTEHTEVIPKEEVCEEPEPPGAADEGRQFGADARAQPPGESVDASVAPGSSRGGGVASGMMTVKRSPSSERLQEDPPPPPGPPAPQRSPVREKPHTCRECGKAFNQNSHLTQHLRVHSGEKPFQCGECGKPFGTNSSLRRHLRIHAGEKPFACTECGKAFIQSSHLVHHHRIHTGERPYRCGECGKAFSQNSALLLHQRIHTGEKPYACNECGKAFRVSSQLIQHQRIHTEERYHECGECGKAFKHSSGLIRHQKIHTGEKPYLCGECGKGFGQSSELIRHQRIHTGDKPYECSECGKTFGQNSEIIRHVRIHTGEKPYVCGECGKAFRGNSELLRHERIHTGEKPFECPECGKAFRRTSHLTVHRRIHRGDKPHQCAECARTFWDGSELLLHRKVHTGEKPYECDRCGKPFGQLSQLALHQRTHTGERPYECQQCSRTFSRSSHLLRHQSVHCAQ